The Deltaproteobacteria bacterium genome includes a window with the following:
- the mreC gene encoding rod shape-determining protein MreC, whose amino-acid sequence MFSRRLPSISANSRYRFRILLYALVLPLFLYISIYTWNWRTGSLDRFSAYTGMELVGWTLAPGQYVHRLLSGVWTKYVDLVHVREALDALRMERNRLMEELAQAREEVAEAERLRRILNFSPPSGWKREGVRVVGQRMGPNALLETIMLDKGSMQGVKPDSPVIAPDGVIGRVYRVGLNYSTVLLLSDPNSRIPVLSQSSRTPGILYGQGEGFPLTLRYVPVNSPMSEGEVLVTSGMAGIFPKGLPVARVSRIEGSETSLFLEIEAISPLSAILAEELLVMTPSEGLANENGHENVLKFEEE is encoded by the coding sequence ATGTTCTCAAGGAGGTTACCATCGATTAGCGCCAACTCCCGCTATCGTTTCAGGATTCTTCTGTACGCACTCGTTCTTCCCCTTTTCCTCTACATTTCAATTTATACTTGGAACTGGAGAACAGGAAGTCTGGACCGATTTTCGGCCTATACCGGCATGGAACTTGTCGGTTGGACCCTGGCCCCTGGGCAGTATGTGCATAGATTGTTGTCCGGGGTATGGACCAAGTATGTTGATCTTGTCCATGTCCGGGAGGCATTGGATGCCCTGCGCATGGAGAGGAACCGTCTGATGGAGGAGCTGGCCCAGGCCAGGGAGGAGGTTGCCGAAGCCGAGCGGTTGAGAAGGATTCTGAATTTTTCTCCACCTTCCGGGTGGAAGAGAGAAGGTGTTCGGGTTGTTGGGCAGAGAATGGGGCCCAACGCCCTCTTGGAAACGATCATGTTGGACAAGGGAAGTATGCAGGGAGTCAAGCCCGATTCCCCAGTGATCGCTCCGGACGGGGTTATTGGCAGGGTGTACAGGGTCGGCTTGAATTATTCCACGGTACTTCTTCTCTCCGATCCGAATAGTCGGATTCCGGTTTTGTCACAGTCGAGCAGGACTCCGGGGATATTGTACGGGCAGGGGGAAGGTTTCCCTTTGACCCTGCGCTATGTGCCTGTCAACTCACCGATGTCCGAAGGAGAAGTCTTGGTGACGTCCGGAATGGCTGGCATTTTTCCAAAAGGTTTGCCTGTCGCCCGCGTCAGCCGTATCGAAGGGTCGGAGACGTCTCTTTTTTTGGAAATAGAGGCCATATCCCCACTGTCGGCGATTTTAGCAGAGGAGCTTTTGGTCATGACCCCCTCGGAGGGCTTAGCCAATGAAAACGGGCATGAGAACGTCCTCAAATTCGAGGAGGAATGA
- the mrdA gene encoding penicillin-binding protein 2: MKQYRLDNQRTRQSHLWLVQVLVAGLFCLLSLRLWYLQVYKGEHFARKAQDNRIRRHTVYAPRGLVVDREGRFLAVNEPAYGLAIVRENCSDFKKTLDYVALVSGAPREVLVGDFEKGRKRVRSFEKQILLSNIPFSLLAKIEADAIHWPELQIVVQPRRHYTQSELFSHVIGYVAQANEDELNADPGLQLGDTVGKAGLELIMESRLRGSKGLKEEEVDAAGRCLNERVISSSEAGENFRLSIDLDLQKSAADRLKGQAGAVVVLEPRTGKVLALVSQPGYDSNLFVGGLSDAQWNALVSDPLHPLQNRPIQSAYPPGSVFKLVMAGCGMMNHFVSLSDQVYCTGVFKLGEREFRCWKKGGHGAVDLRKSLVESCDVYYYQLGKRMGIDTISTFTKACGFGAVTGIDLPSERPGLVPDRAWKVRRHGESWQGGDTINMSIGQGMLLTTPLQVARFVAALINGGHLIRPSVLADSEVEIAGQLPMNERTAAFIAETMVQTVELRQGTAWRLKRPGVRIGGKTGTAQVVRLMEKYEKKTTDEIPYKFRDHAWMASFAQQDDDSYVIVAMVEHGGGGGATAGPVVDAVYEHLFPRESQDDLNAVPTRESNPT; this comes from the coding sequence ATGAAACAATACAGACTCGACAATCAGCGCACCAGGCAAAGCCACTTGTGGCTTGTTCAGGTGCTGGTGGCTGGCCTTTTTTGTCTCTTAAGCCTCAGACTGTGGTATCTACAGGTCTACAAGGGAGAGCATTTCGCCCGTAAAGCCCAGGACAATCGGATTCGGAGACACACGGTCTATGCTCCCCGGGGGCTTGTCGTGGACAGAGAAGGTCGATTCCTGGCCGTCAACGAGCCTGCATACGGGCTGGCCATCGTTCGTGAGAACTGCTCAGATTTTAAGAAAACTCTGGACTATGTCGCCTTGGTGTCCGGGGCACCACGAGAGGTGCTGGTCGGTGATTTCGAGAAGGGCCGTAAACGGGTCCGTTCTTTCGAAAAACAAATTTTGCTGTCCAACATACCCTTTTCCTTGTTGGCCAAAATCGAAGCCGACGCAATCCATTGGCCAGAATTGCAGATCGTGGTTCAGCCCAGGCGGCACTACACCCAAAGCGAGCTTTTTTCTCATGTCATCGGCTATGTTGCCCAGGCCAACGAAGACGAGCTGAACGCCGACCCCGGGCTTCAATTGGGAGACACCGTGGGCAAGGCCGGACTAGAACTGATCATGGAGTCCAGGCTCCGGGGGAGCAAGGGGCTCAAGGAGGAGGAGGTCGACGCTGCGGGACGATGCCTCAACGAACGAGTCATCTCCAGTTCAGAAGCCGGTGAAAATTTTCGATTGAGCATCGATCTGGACTTGCAGAAGTCCGCAGCCGATAGGCTGAAGGGTCAAGCAGGGGCGGTGGTCGTGCTTGAACCTCGAACCGGAAAGGTCCTGGCTCTCGTCAGCCAACCGGGATATGACAGCAATCTGTTCGTGGGGGGGTTGAGCGACGCCCAATGGAATGCTCTTGTGTCGGATCCCCTCCATCCCTTGCAGAACCGTCCAATACAGAGTGCATATCCTCCTGGTTCGGTCTTTAAGCTTGTCATGGCTGGATGCGGGATGATGAATCATTTCGTATCGTTGTCAGATCAAGTCTACTGCACCGGCGTGTTTAAGCTGGGGGAGCGGGAGTTCAGGTGCTGGAAAAAAGGCGGCCATGGTGCGGTCGATCTTCGTAAATCTTTGGTCGAGTCTTGCGACGTCTATTACTATCAGCTGGGCAAGCGCATGGGCATCGACACGATCAGTACCTTTACCAAGGCCTGTGGTTTCGGGGCCGTCACCGGCATAGATTTACCGAGCGAGCGACCGGGACTGGTCCCGGATCGGGCCTGGAAGGTGCGAAGGCATGGGGAGAGCTGGCAGGGGGGAGACACCATTAACATGTCAATCGGGCAGGGCATGCTTCTGACCACGCCCTTGCAGGTGGCCCGGTTCGTGGCCGCCCTGATCAATGGCGGCCACCTGATACGGCCAAGTGTTCTTGCCGACTCGGAGGTCGAGATTGCAGGGCAATTGCCCATGAATGAAAGAACTGCCGCATTTATCGCCGAAACCATGGTTCAAACAGTGGAACTTCGACAAGGGACGGCTTGGCGTCTGAAGCGTCCTGGGGTCCGGATCGGCGGGAAGACCGGGACGGCGCAGGTCGTGAGATTGATGGAGAAGTACGAGAAAAAGACGACCGATGAAATTCCTTATAAATTTCGTGACCACGCGTGGATGGCCAGCTTTGCCCAGCAGGATGACGACAGTTATGTGATCGTGGCCATGGTCGAACACGGTGGTGGGGGAGGCGCAACGGCGGGCCCAGTGGTCGACGCGGTATATGAGCATCTTTTCCCACGGGAATCTCAAGATGATTTGAATGCGGTTCCCACGCGAGAATCGAACCCGACATGA